In Zea mays cultivar B73 chromosome 7, Zm-B73-REFERENCE-NAM-5.0, whole genome shotgun sequence, the following proteins share a genomic window:
- the LOC100382200 gene encoding uncharacterized protein LOC100382200 produces MEAAMQGILDALACTEARLTEALAGRCGEQSACERNSSFDGFAPPSSVVNAQYRDEQTATVLAFLGSDEMSSSTTLLAGSVSDRYIPPLYDDDRYTTPQPFVDTLANPDDDLLQELAACEKRLIACIEGVPAKCSVNCQNAFGGFTAPATEHIIVDKMSSTKPSLTTSTTIYGAPVFDQYCDADLGDNAMELVDIERIDLLSGTLAGCYGEQSARGHTPSSFNDDLGASLASVANSSIHGGHGSVLPHLTPICAGTSRISVPEDRRLDCAEDFDTNHLDKGCILFGGVRASREEVAQARCDNTKLVIKQALAEASTAKDSLELTGGDNTHFNGVHRGQPFETLSNPSADHRLLHASVDNVCLNDAVADRESALQNLRLEYECVRVSEVTAQGRLKELNSILAATTTATACSTPTSTKCSMQVLNHDAYSVPNLPVVCIVGGSNFPNLRGFEAICTSTARPRSSRRSTSSSSIAQQHPQAGAVGSSESELAAPSSVPDDSVALIAFSGRCDYARANEMTSAQIDAMAQDETDEIANANIVEQLTGLGVEKVVAAYKFRDPKTSDQEMLESICGVLMPLKLQAKIAKAKFEAACSGKISCADIVAFTASDASYFLSNDGINFNRALNLFKEMKATGVKPNLVMCNTMLYVMGHALQPWVVKSIHREMIDKQVQHSKVTYCCLLHAYTRAHYDEDAMAVYRLMKDEAMDVMLYNMLLSRYVDIDYVDEAEEIFGDMKASMDDRSKPDKWSYSSMLRQYSSTANILGVEGILNEMVEELGKVLSCVETDNHQLGSMVKPLVHDLAGIAHSGGFKQPWPPPMEFACLDCAWSPAT; encoded by the coding sequence ATGGAGGCGGCGATGCAGGGTATTCTCGACGCGCTGGCGTGCACAGAGGCACGCTTGACCGAGGCGCTGGCTGGTCGCTGCGGCGAGCAGTCCGCATGCGAGCGCAATTCCTCCTTCGACGGATTCGCGCCTCCTTCTTCCGTCGTCAACGCACAGTACCGCGACGAGCAGACCGCCACAGTGCTCGCGTTCCTGGGGTCCGACGAGATGTCTTCGTCGACCACGCTCCTCGCCGGCTCGGTATCCGACCGCTACATCCCGCCGCTCTACGACGACGACCGCTACACCACGCCACAGCCGTTTGTCGATACTCTCGCCAACCCCGACGACGACCTCCTCCAGGAGCTCGCGGCGTGCGAGAAGCGTCTCATTGCTTGCATCGAAGGTGTGCCTGCCAAGTGTTCGGTGAACTGCCAGAACGCCTTCGGCGGCTTCACAGCACCGGCTACGGAGCATATCATCGTCGACAAAATGTCCAGCACCAAGCCTAGCCTCACCACATCCACGACCATCTATGGCGCTCCCGTCTTCGACCAATACTGCGATGCGGATCTCGGTGACAACGCCATGGAGCTCGTCGACATCGAGCGCATCGACCTCCTCAGCGGTACGCTGGCTGGCTGCTATGGCGAGCAGTCCGCACGCGGACACACTCCTTCCTCCTTCAACGACGATTTGGGTGCCTCGCTCGCCTCGGTCGCCAACAGCTCCATCCATGGCGGCCACGGATCCGTGCTGCCCCACCTCACGCCCATCTGCGCGGGCACTAGCAGGATCTCTGTGCCCGAAGACCGGAGGCTGGACTGCGCCGAGGATTTCGACACCAATCACTTGGACAAGGGGTGCATACTCTTCGGTGGCGTGCGCGCGTCCAGGGAGGAGGTAGCGCAGGCGCGATGCGACAACACCAAGCTCGTCATCAAGCAGGCCTTGGCTGAGGCCAGCACCGCCAAGGACTCGCTGGAGCTCACCGGTGGTGACAACACGCACTTCAACGGCGTGCATCGCGGCCAACCGTTTGAGACGCTGAGCAACCCGTCCGCCGACCACCGCCTTCTCCACGCGAGCGTCGACAACGTGTGCCTCAATGACGCTGTCGCCGACAGGGAGAGCGCGCTCCAGAATCTCCGCCTGGAGTACGAGTGCGTCAGGGTCAGCGAGGTCACAGCACAGGGCCGCCTCAAGGAACTCAACAGCATCCTCGCCGCCACAACGACGGCGACGGCGTGCAGCACACCCACGTCCACCAAGTGTTCGATGCAAGTCCTCAACCACGACGCATACTCAGTTCCCAACCTCCCCGTGGTCTGCATCGTGGGCGGGTCCAACTTCCCCAACCTGCGGGGCTTCGAGGCGATCTGCACCAGCACGGCACGGCCGCGGAGCTCCCGGCGCTCCACGAGCAGCTCCTCCATCGCGCAACAGCATCCGCAAGCTGGGGCGGTGGGGTCGTCCGAGTCGGAGCTTGCGGCGCCTTCCTCCGTCCCCGACGACTCTGTCGCGCTGATCGCCTTCTCCGGCAGATGCGACTACGCGCGCGCCAACGAGATGACCAGCGCCCAGATCGACGCCATGGCACAGGACGAGACGGACGAGATTGCCAATGCCAACATCGTGGAGCAGCTGACGGGCCTGGGCGTGGAGAAGGTGGTTGCTGCGTACAAATTCAGGGACCCAAAGACCTCCGACCAGGAGATGCTCGAGAGCATCTGTGGCGTGCTCATGCCCTTGAAGCTCCAAGCTAAGATCGCCAAAGCCAAGTTCGAGGCGGCGTGCTCGGGCAAGATCTCGTGCGCGGACATCGTCGCTTTCACCGCCAGCGACGCGTCCTACTTCCTCAGCAACGACGGCATCAACTTCAACCGTGCACTCAACTTATTCAAGGAAATGAAGGCAACCGGTGTGAAGCCAAACCTGGTCATGTGCAATACAATGTTGTATGTCATGGGCCACGCATTGCAACCTTGGGTGGTGAAGAGCATCCACAGGGAGATGATTGACAAGCAGGTGCAGCACAGCAAGGTGACCTACTGTTGTCTCCTGCATGCATACACCAGGGCACACTACGATGAGGATGCCATGGCTGTGTACCGGCTGATGAAGGATGAAGCAATGGACGTGATGCTCTACAACATGCTTCTATCCAGGTACGTCGACATTGACTATGTGGACGAGGCTGAGGAGATCTTCGGAGACATGAAGGCGTCCATGGATGATCGTTCCAAGCCTGATAAGTGGAGCTACTCATCGATGCTGAGGCAGTATTCATCAACTGCCAACATCCTTGGTGTAGAGGGCATACTGAATGAAATGGTGGAAGAACTGGGCAAGGTGCTCAGCTGCGTTGAGACGGACAATCACCAGCTTGGTTCCATGGTAAAGCCCCTGGTTCATGACTTAGCAGGAATTGCTCACAGTGGAGGATTCAAGCAACCGTGGCCTCCACCTATGGAGTTTGCGTGCTTGGACTGTGCATGGTCTCCGGCAACTTGA
- the LOC100280792 gene encoding ninja-family protein 5 has product MASRDFLGGFGRDGGQAPVGGAGAAPGPGGESDEIELSLGLSLGGCFGAEPSQEGRSADPRLQRSSSVASICSLPAATTGTSCGAQDAGPGPAAAPPPDLLRTSSLPAEYMEDRLRRRAMQSQRRLEAKRKRLERRNSMSSGRPVPAAGGRDDGLEHTVPSGFQLRRSVALTTAGSPTPSRPQQGPADRRAAEATGPDGAACHDEPQPLPLRLRTLRSLTMRTASTGDLRSAMAEDMPMVSYKAEGPGGRKTDGFLYKYRKGEEVRIVCVCHGSFLTPAEFVEHAGGGEVPNPLRHIVVNPQQSVFL; this is encoded by the exons ATGGCTTCTAGGGATTTCCTGGGAGGGTTCGGCCGGGATGGAGGGCAAGCGCCTGTGGGTGGCGCTGGCGCCGCCCCGGGGCCCGGCGGGGAGTCGGACGAGATCGAGCTCAGCCTCGGCCTGTCCCTCGGCGGCTGCTTCGGCGCCGAGCCTTCGCAGGAGGGGAGGAGCGCCGACCCTCGGCTCCAGCGCTCGTCCTCCGTCGCGTCGATCTGCTCCTTGCCTGCTGCCACCACCGGCACCAGCTGCGGGGCGCAGGACGCCGGCCCAGGCCCCGCCGCCGCGCCTCCGCCGGACCTGCTCCGCACCTCCTCCCTGCCCGCGGAGTACATGGAGGACCGGCTCCGCCGCCGCGCGATGCAGAGCCAGCGgcgcctcgaggccaagcgcaagCGCCTCGAGCGCCGCAACTCCATGAGCTCGGGAAGGCCGGTTCCGGCGGCCGGTGGCCGCGACGACGGCCTCGAGCACACCGTGCCCAGCGGCTTCCAGCTCCGCCGTTCGGTCGCCTTGACGACGGCGGGGTCGCCGACGCCCAGCCGGCCGCAGCAAG GGCCCGCGGACCGCCGTGCGGCGGAGGCGACCGGACCGGACGGCGCGGCCTGCCACGACGAGCCGCAGCCGCTGCCGCTGCGCCTGCGCACGCTGCGGTCGCTGACGATGCGGACGGCGAGCACGGGCGACCTCCGGAGCGCCATGGCGGAGGACATGCCCATGGTGTCGTACAAGGCGGAGGGCCCCGGCGGGCGCAAGACGGACGGGTTCCTGTACAAGtacaggaagggggaggaggtgCGGATCGtgtgcgtctgccacggcagcttccTCACGCCGGCCGAGTTCGTGGAGCACGCCGGCGGCGGCGAGGTCCCCAACCCGCTGCGCCACATCGTCGTCAACCCGCAGCAGTCGGTGTTCTTGTAG